In a genomic window of Sporosarcina trichiuri:
- a CDS encoding phosphate ABC transporter substrate-binding protein PstS family protein, translating to MKKRNRLSFAAAILLCAGLSAACSSSKAEQSEGGADAKEPAAEASGNITAVGSSALQPLVEAAAQQYSADHPGAVINVQGGGSGTGLSKISEGAVDIGNSDIFAEEKDGIDASKIVDHKVAVVGMGPVVHPDTGVEDVTSEELIDIFTGKLTNWKELGGADQEISVINRAQGSGTRATFEAFGLDGNEPMDAQEQDSSGTVRKIVSETPGAISYLAFSYFDDSVTALKVNGVSPTKEEVETNNWEIWAYQHMYTNGEADGLAKELIDYILSDDVQDTLLPEMGYLPVTGMEVERDAEGTIEKTK from the coding sequence TTGAAGAAAAGAAATCGGTTATCATTCGCAGCAGCTATTCTATTGTGTGCCGGATTGTCCGCAGCCTGCAGTTCGTCAAAAGCAGAACAGTCAGAAGGCGGGGCAGATGCGAAGGAACCTGCCGCAGAAGCATCAGGCAACATTACGGCGGTCGGCTCAAGTGCACTCCAGCCGCTAGTTGAAGCTGCAGCCCAGCAATACAGCGCAGATCATCCGGGCGCTGTCATCAACGTCCAGGGAGGCGGCAGCGGCACAGGGCTCAGCAAGATCAGTGAAGGAGCTGTCGATATCGGAAATTCTGATATCTTCGCTGAAGAGAAGGACGGAATCGATGCAAGCAAGATCGTTGACCATAAAGTGGCAGTCGTCGGCATGGGGCCGGTCGTCCATCCGGATACCGGTGTGGAAGATGTCACGTCGGAAGAATTGATCGATATCTTCACAGGCAAACTGACGAACTGGAAAGAGCTTGGCGGAGCGGACCAGGAAATCTCGGTCATCAACCGGGCGCAAGGCTCCGGCACCCGCGCCACATTCGAGGCATTCGGACTGGACGGGAACGAACCGATGGACGCCCAGGAACAGGATTCCTCAGGCACTGTCCGGAAGATTGTCAGCGAAACACCAGGCGCCATCAGCTATCTGGCGTTCTCGTACTTCGATGATTCCGTCACGGCTTTGAAAGTGAATGGTGTCTCTCCGACCAAAGAGGAAGTCGAAACGAACAATTGGGAGATCTGGGCCTACCAGCACATGTATACGAATGGGGAAGCGGACGGGCTCGCGAAAGAGCTGATCGACTACATCTTGTCGGATGACGTACAGGATACACTGCTTCCTGAGATGGGCTACCTGCCGGTGACCGGTATGGAAGTCGAGCGGGATGCAGAAGGTACCATCGAGAAAACAAAGTAA
- a CDS encoding response regulator transcription factor: protein MNRVLIVEDEPSIAALLKYNLEQSGFLADVTHDGQSAVTMAAENRPDLIILDIMLPEMDGMEVCKTLRQEKIQTPILMLTAKSEEFDKILALELGADDYLTKPFSPREVVARVKAIIRRSRLTVPEPEPQQDKPFRIGELIIYPERIEAQFSGKPLDLTPKEFELLLYLARHSGKVLNREQLLDKVWNYEYTGDSRIVDVHISHLREKIERDSRKPMYIKTVRGFGYKLERISD, encoded by the coding sequence ATGAACAGGGTTTTGATTGTCGAAGACGAACCGTCCATAGCTGCATTGCTTAAATACAATTTGGAACAGTCGGGATTTCTGGCGGATGTCACGCATGACGGGCAGTCAGCCGTCACCATGGCAGCGGAAAACCGGCCGGATCTGATCATTCTCGACATCATGCTGCCTGAAATGGACGGCATGGAAGTATGCAAGACATTGCGGCAGGAGAAAATCCAGACACCGATCCTCATGCTGACCGCAAAATCGGAGGAATTCGACAAGATTCTCGCACTCGAACTGGGGGCTGACGACTATTTGACGAAACCATTCAGCCCGCGGGAAGTGGTCGCCCGCGTCAAAGCGATCATCCGGAGGTCCCGGCTGACCGTTCCAGAACCTGAGCCGCAGCAGGATAAGCCGTTCCGCATCGGGGAGCTGATCATCTATCCAGAACGGATCGAGGCCCAGTTCTCCGGTAAGCCGCTGGACCTGACGCCGAAAGAATTCGAATTGCTGCTGTACCTCGCGCGCCACAGCGGCAAAGTGCTGAACCGCGAACAGCTGCTGGACAAAGTATGGAACTATGAATATACCGGGGATTCAAGGATCGTAGATGTCCATATCAGCCACTTGCGTGAAAAGATCGAACGGGATTCCAGGAAGCCGATGTATATCAAGACCGTCCGGGGGTTCGGCTACAAACTGGAACGGATCAGTGACTGA
- the pstC gene encoding phosphate ABC transporter permease subunit PstC — MMAKLVKETEHPLFRRSRKQHTERIGRGLTFAAVLMTALLTAAIFFLVFTKGISTFTVNGGSVKQFFTGTSWNPGRQTGSGQPIIGALPFLAGSLAVTGLSAILCTPIAVGAALFMSEISPKSGRTILQPVIELLVGIPSVVYGFIGLSVVVPLLRDHVSGSGFGIAAGTIVLSVMILPTVTSLAFDAIQSVPRQLREASLALGSTRWQMICKVILATAKPGLLMAVIFGMARAFGEALAVQMVIGNAAVLPHSLFEPASTLTSILTMGMGYTVLGTAENNALWSLALVLLLMSLVFTLSVRWIGRRKRR, encoded by the coding sequence ATGATGGCCAAGTTAGTGAAAGAGACGGAGCATCCGTTATTCAGACGAAGCAGAAAACAGCACACTGAACGGATCGGCAGAGGATTGACCTTTGCCGCCGTTCTGATGACCGCACTGCTGACTGCGGCAATCTTCTTCCTCGTCTTTACAAAAGGGATATCGACATTCACGGTGAACGGCGGAAGTGTGAAACAATTCTTCACAGGAACCTCCTGGAATCCCGGCCGGCAAACTGGATCGGGCCAGCCGATCATCGGCGCCCTGCCGTTCCTTGCAGGGTCGCTTGCGGTCACCGGGCTTTCGGCGATCCTCTGCACGCCGATCGCTGTCGGTGCCGCCTTGTTCATGAGTGAAATTTCGCCGAAGTCGGGAAGGACCATACTGCAGCCGGTGATCGAGCTGCTTGTCGGAATTCCTTCCGTCGTGTATGGCTTCATCGGTCTCAGTGTCGTCGTCCCGCTGCTGCGGGACCATGTATCAGGAAGCGGCTTCGGAATCGCAGCAGGCACCATCGTGCTGTCGGTCATGATCCTGCCGACAGTGACAAGCCTTGCATTCGATGCGATCCAGTCAGTCCCGCGCCAGCTCCGGGAAGCGTCTCTCGCACTCGGGTCCACACGTTGGCAGATGATCTGTAAAGTGATCCTGGCAACCGCCAAACCGGGACTGCTGATGGCTGTCATCTTCGGAATGGCACGCGCATTCGGTGAAGCTCTTGCAGTCCAGATGGTGATCGGCAACGCCGCCGTGCTGCCGCATTCACTGTTCGAGCCTGCCTCGACATTGACGAGCATCCTGACGATGGGGATGGGGTATACCGTTCTCGGTACTGCGGAAAACAATGCTCTCTGGTCACTCGCACTCGTCCTGCTGCTCATGTCACTCGTGTTCACACTCAGTGTCCGCTGGATCGGAAGGAGGAAACGCCGATGA